The stretch of DNA TCTACCGCATGGACCCACGTCAGATGCTCGACGATCACATCGCGTCGGGCAAGTCCGTCACTGTCGCTGGAATCCGCGTCCCACGAGCCGAGGCAACCGCTTTTGGTTGCATCCAAGCGGAAGAAGACGGCACAATCACCGAATTCCTGGAAAAGCCTGCCGATCCACCCGGCACGCCAGATGACCCGGATGCAACATTTGCTTCCATGGGCAATTACATCTTCAACACCGATGCGCTCATCGCTGCGCTGACGGCCGACGAAGACGACGAAGAGTCTGCTCACGACATGGGTGGCGACATCATCCCGTACTTCGTTAAACGTGGTGAAGCAAACGTTTATGACTTTTCGGCAAATGTGGTGCCAGGCTCCACGAAACGCGACCAGGGCTACTGGCGAGACGTGGGTACCATCGACGCCTTTTATGAAGCGCACATGGATCTCATCTCCGTGCTGCCGGTGTTCAATCTTTACAACCGTAGTTGGCCGATCCACTCGACCGAAGATGGAAACTTCCCCCCAGCCAAGTTCGTCCAAGGTGGTATCGCACAGTCCTCGATGGTTGCTTCCGGCTGCATTATTTCCGGCGGTACTGTACGCAATTCGGTGTTGTCCAACAACGTGATCGTTGAGGAAGGTGCCACAGTTGAAGGATGCGTGCTCATGCCAGGTGTGCGCGTGGGCAAGGGCGCCGTGGTTCGTCACTCGATTCTGGACAAAAACGTAGTGGTCACTGAAGGTGAGTTCATCGGTGTTGACCACGAGCGCGACTCCTCACGATTCACCATCAGCGCAGGTGGCGTGGTGTGTGTCGGTAAGAACGAACGCGTATAACCCACGTAGTTGCGTTCTGCATGATTTCCCCTTTTCGTTTGCTGCAATGTAGGAGACGAAAGGGGGTTCCTTTTTGGGGGTTAAGTAAAGAAGAGTGTGTCCAGTCGGTGTGTCGCCGGCGGTGCGGGTTTGCTGCACAAGTGCTATGTCGTCGCTTCGGCGTAGTCCGACTACGTAGAGCAGCGTTTTTTAGTGAATAAAATCCCACGGCGGTAGTCCGACTACGCCGAAGTGACGACATAGAGCGGGCTATGGCTCCCAGACAACAATAGATACTGGTTTGAGGACCACGACCTTGCGGAAGTCAGGACTCAGAGAAGTACTTTTCTTTACTCACCCCCATGTCTCAGCGTTATCCGCAAACTTGACCACACCACCGCGCTGCTACAAGGCAGATTTAGGGGCATATGGTGCGGTCAAGTTAGAGGGGTGTGCGGGCACTTCCAGCACTCTCGCTCTCGTGTCCTGAATGTCCTCGAAGTTGCTCAAAATCGCCGCCAGAAGTGAGCAATCTCAAAGGCAATCGGTGGCCAGGACCAGCCAGGACCAGCCAGGACGCGCTATCGCTTGGTGACGATCGTCAGCCCCGCGCCTAAGGGGAGACGACACAACAGGGCGCCATCAAGTTCGCGCAGGTATGCATCTGTTGCGCGGGCGGCGACCGTGTCGCGGTCTTTACGCGATTCGTCGGCAATTGTCCCGTCGAGAAGCGCATTGGTCACGATGAGCACGCCACCGGAGGAAAGCAGTGGCCAGGCTGCGTCGACGAACGCGCGAAGGTCAGCGGGGTGGACGTCGCCGTAAACGAGCTGGTAGGAGTCGTTTGCCAGGCGTCCCATGACCTCAAGTGGTCGTGAGGGGAGGAAGCGGTAGGCAGACGTGCGGTAACCGGCGGCCTGGAAGCTGGTTTTGGCTTGTCGCTGATGCTCGGTTTCGGGATCGATGCAGGTGAGGTGCCCCTTCTCGCCGAGCCCCTTAAGTAGGTAAAGGCCGACCACGCCGGCGGCTGGCGTGACCGCGATAGCCCCGGCATTGTCCGCGGTGGCGGCACCGGCGGCCAAAGTTGCTAGCAAGGAACCCGTGATCGGGTCCGGAACAGCTAAGCCAAACTCCTCGGCATGCTGGCGGGCATCAGCCACAAATGCTTCTTCAGTGCTAGTGGCCACGATGTAGTTGGTTAGTGCGGTGGTAGCAGTATCGTTCACACAGGTCAGTGTAGAAGCCTGACCAGCTGAAGGGGCGGAGCACGCGCGCCTTGTGACAATTGAGGGAAAAGGGATAATTGTGGCTAAAGCGCCTGCTGTGTGCTGCCTAGGCAGCGATGGGCGTGACCGTTATCAAACTGTGTCCGCAGTTTAAGCAAATTGATGTCTTATTTGGAATATTCCCTGAGTTTCGCTCGTTAAGGTGAGTAGTGCATTGTTCAATTAGCTATTCCTTCTAAGGGCAGGCAGAATTAACACCATGAAATCCGTAGACTCTTCGCACGTTTCTCGCTTGAACGGGTCCGTTGTGGCCCGAGCAGAGCACGGCGTAGGTGAGGAGTTTGGCCCCTCCGCAGCACCCGCCTCCGGTGAGGCATCAGTTCCTCAAGTTGACGAGCTAACCGGCACCGCCGCTTTTGATGCCGGTATTGCTGGGATGCCTACTTGGGCAGAACTCGTTCAGGAACACGCTGACTCGGTCTATCGTCTAGCTTTCCGGCTGAGCGGTAACCAACACGATGCAGAGGACCTGACCCAAGAGACCTTCATGCGCGTGTTTCGTTCCATCAAGAGCTACCAGCCCGGAACCTTTGAAGGCTGGCTTCACCGCATCACCACGAATCTATTCTTGGATATGGTGCGCCATCGCGCGAAAATTCGCATGGAAGCCTTGCCGGAAGACTATGAGCGTGTCCCCGGAACCGACCTCACCCCAGAACAGGCATATAACGTAGCCAACTTGGATCCTGCCCTCCAGGCAGCGCTTGATGGCCTCAGCCCTGAGTTTCGTGTTGCGGTCGTGCTTTGTGACGTCATCGGGATGTCCTACGACGAAATAGCAGATACCCTCGGTGTGAAATTGGGTACAGTGCGTTCGCGAATCCACCGTGGCCGTTCTCAGCTGCGAGCTGCGTTGGAAGCTGCCGCTGAGACCGATGAATCCGCACAGTTGTTGATCCAGTCGAAGGTCTAGTCGAAGCAAAATTGGGTAGGCTCGGGAGCCAAAGCCCAAGGTGCAGCCAAAGCCCAAGGTGGAGCCAAAGCCCAAGGTGGAGCCAAAGCCCAAGGTGCTCAGAGCTAGCCCCAAGAATCACAGATTTGCCAGCCCCACAGGTGAATAAATGCCGACGATCTGGAAAGGAGTCGAACAGTTCGTGGTTGCAACGCCAAAGAGGCCATTTCGGCCGCATCTCCCGCAGCTACCAAAGCTGACTGAAGCGCGCGATCGCGCCGACCACGGCTTTGACTCCATCGAACACCTCAGCGCGGAAGCTATCGCCGGCTACGTCGATAACGAGCTGCCGACGATCGCAATGAACCGTGCGCGCGTCCATCTGGTCCACTGCGCAGAATGTCGGGCCGAGGTGCTTGCTCAACGACGAGCCTCAGAACGGCTTCGCAAGAGCGCAGCAGAGGAACTGTCCGCACCGAGTTCGCTATTAGACAAACTCACCTCAATCGCCCAATCTTGCCCGGAGGGGCCACCCGCGGACGACCTTCCGGCAGCTCGTGCTACCAGTTTCAGCGCCCGGGTAGAAACGTTTTATCGGGCGGTCAAGAAAGCGCACGGCAAGTAGTGAGACTAGAGTGAGAT from Corynebacterium epidermidicanis encodes:
- the glgC gene encoding glucose-1-phosphate adenylyltransferase gives rise to the protein MRSQPHVLAIVLAGGEGKRLFPLTADRAKPAVPFGGTYRLIHFVLSNLVNAGFMQICVLTQYKSHSLDRHISQSWQLSGLTGQYITPVPAQQRLGKRWYTGSADAILQSLNLIYDENPDYVIVFGADHVYRMDPRQMLDDHIASGKSVTVAGIRVPRAEATAFGCIQAEEDGTITEFLEKPADPPGTPDDPDATFASMGNYIFNTDALIAALTADEDDEESAHDMGGDIIPYFVKRGEANVYDFSANVVPGSTKRDQGYWRDVGTIDAFYEAHMDLISVLPVFNLYNRSWPIHSTEDGNFPPAKFVQGGIAQSSMVASGCIISGGTVRNSVLSNNVIVEEGATVEGCVLMPGVRVGKGAVVRHSILDKNVVVTEGEFIGVDHERDSSRFTISAGGVVCVGKNERV
- a CDS encoding anti-sigma factor family protein; the protein is MPTIWKGVEQFVVATPKRPFRPHLPQLPKLTEARDRADHGFDSIEHLSAEAIAGYVDNELPTIAMNRARVHLVHCAECRAEVLAQRRASERLRKSAAEELSAPSSLLDKLTSIAQSCPEGPPADDLPAARATSFSARVETFYRAVKKAHGK
- a CDS encoding O-methyltransferase, giving the protein MNDTATTALTNYIVATSTEEAFVADARQHAEEFGLAVPDPITGSLLATLAAGAATADNAGAIAVTPAAGVVGLYLLKGLGEKGHLTCIDPETEHQRQAKTSFQAAGYRTSAYRFLPSRPLEVMGRLANDSYQLVYGDVHPADLRAFVDAAWPLLSSGGVLIVTNALLDGTIADESRKDRDTVAARATDAYLRELDGALLCRLPLGAGLTIVTKR
- the sigE gene encoding RNA polymerase sigma factor SigE — translated: MKSVDSSHVSRLNGSVVARAEHGVGEEFGPSAAPASGEASVPQVDELTGTAAFDAGIAGMPTWAELVQEHADSVYRLAFRLSGNQHDAEDLTQETFMRVFRSIKSYQPGTFEGWLHRITTNLFLDMVRHRAKIRMEALPEDYERVPGTDLTPEQAYNVANLDPALQAALDGLSPEFRVAVVLCDVIGMSYDEIADTLGVKLGTVRSRIHRGRSQLRAALEAAAETDESAQLLIQSKV